From the genome of Verrucomicrobiia bacterium, one region includes:
- a CDS encoding MlaD family protein — protein MSRVNQQIKVGVFILFGLVLVGGMTVLFSRNSFSYKEHYEIQLLSSNVGGIKSGARVLMRGVPVGNVKTIQLNHGGTNVTIFLRIDPQFKLHSDARFEIEQAGFLGDQFVAIYPASDQGYVLTNGAVVSARAPFNMQEAVAVATEMILKISQTTTNLNAAVSDVRRLVLNEQRLENLGTALDRLNAMTSEAEQAMQNLSAIVTNNSEPINAAVRELHQFSAQLPVLTDRINAVVATNSARLEATMLNLETSSTIVTNLLTDLQAGRGAAGRLLRDEALADYLSDIAYNLSYTASNLNTRGLWGILWKQKNPPFPRTNTPPPDP, from the coding sequence ATGAGTCGAGTGAACCAGCAAATCAAAGTGGGCGTTTTCATCCTGTTCGGATTGGTATTGGTCGGCGGCATGACCGTGCTGTTCAGCCGTAATTCCTTTTCCTACAAGGAGCACTACGAAATTCAATTGCTCTCCAGCAACGTCGGCGGCATCAAATCGGGCGCGCGGGTGTTGATGCGGGGCGTGCCGGTGGGCAACGTCAAAACCATCCAGCTCAACCACGGCGGCACCAACGTCACCATTTTTCTGCGCATTGACCCCCAATTCAAACTTCATTCCGATGCGCGGTTCGAAATCGAGCAAGCCGGATTTTTGGGCGACCAATTCGTCGCCATCTATCCCGCCAGCGATCAAGGTTACGTGCTGACGAATGGCGCCGTGGTCTCGGCGCGCGCCCCGTTCAACATGCAGGAAGCCGTGGCCGTCGCGACGGAGATGATCCTCAAAATCAGTCAGACGACCACCAACCTGAACGCGGCGGTCAGCGACGTCCGCCGCCTGGTGTTGAACGAGCAACGGCTGGAAAATCTGGGCACGGCGCTGGATCGGCTGAACGCCATGACCAGCGAAGCGGAACAGGCGATGCAAAACCTGTCCGCCATCGTCACCAATAATTCCGAACCCATCAACGCCGCCGTCCGGGAACTGCACCAGTTCAGCGCGCAATTGCCCGTGTTGACGGATCGCATCAACGCGGTGGTGGCAACCAATTCAGCGCGCCTCGAAGCCACCATGCTCAACCTGGAAACCAGCTCCACCATCGTCACCAACCTGTTGACGGACCTGCAGGCCGGGCGCGGCGCGGCCGGCCGGTTATTGCGCGATGAAGCGCTGGCCGATTACTTGAGCGATATTGCCTACAACCTTTCCTACACCGCCAGCAACCTCAACACGCGCGGTCTCTGGGGCATCCTCTGGAAACAAAAAAATCCCCCGTTTCCCCGCACCAACACCCCCCCACCTGATCCATGA
- a CDS encoding DUF2007 domain-containing protein, with amino-acid sequence MDLITVANLFSSVEANLTASRLEAAGFHPHLKGELAALSMDGYSLATGGIEVQVPEAEAAEAKEFLNSPVTLLE; translated from the coding sequence ATGGATTTGATCACTGTCGCCAACCTGTTCAGCTCGGTTGAAGCCAATCTGACTGCGTCGCGCCTCGAAGCCGCCGGATTTCATCCGCACCTCAAAGGCGAACTCGCCGCCCTGAGCATGGATGGTTACTCGCTGGCCACTGGCGGCATTGAAGTGCAGGTGCCCGAGGCGGAAGCGGCCGAAGCCAAAGAATTTCTCAACAGCCCGGTTACACTACTCGAATGA
- a CDS encoding FAD-binding protein, producing MNSSASARFASLQKLLPGEIKLDSDTLAKYAGDKWFATHRPDAVALPRSTRSVSTILKFAQRHHLPVTPRGAGYGYVGGCVPRRGGIVLSLERLNRIKEINADDFVVVTEPGVITAELQAAVEKQNRFYPPDPASSKESFIGGNIATNAGGPRCLKYGVTRDYVLGLEVVLADGTIVRLGGRTHKNKTGFDLHRLFVGSEGLLGVITEATLKLLPLPPDRANLAVGFGSMRQAVRSLHAILGAGFLPAALELADSFTLAAAYRRTKSERLRGCRAHLIVEVDGQRVSVRNEIKTLQRLIRPQQPLFIETGFGTKQCEQIWQIRREFSYSLRDTGLTKLNQDIVVPRGRLEDLFNFAVRLQKRHQLQLACFGHAGDGNIHTNIMVDFTQPGAKRRSEAALDELFKQVLAWNGSITGEHGVGIAKKRWWPLATSAEARRLHHTIKHALDPRGILNPGKFI from the coding sequence ATGAACTCCTCCGCGTCCGCCCGCTTCGCCTCCCTCCAAAAACTGCTCCCCGGCGAAATCAAACTCGACTCCGACACGCTGGCAAAATATGCCGGCGACAAATGGTTTGCCACCCACCGCCCCGACGCCGTGGCGCTGCCGCGTTCCACCCGGTCGGTGTCCACCATCCTTAAGTTTGCGCAGCGGCATCACCTCCCGGTCACGCCGCGCGGTGCCGGTTATGGCTACGTGGGCGGCTGCGTTCCGCGGCGCGGCGGCATCGTGCTCTCCCTCGAACGCCTGAATCGCATCAAGGAAATTAACGCTGACGATTTTGTGGTGGTGACTGAACCCGGCGTCATCACGGCGGAGTTGCAAGCCGCCGTGGAAAAGCAAAATCGTTTCTATCCGCCCGATCCGGCCAGCAGCAAGGAAAGTTTCATCGGCGGGAACATCGCCACCAATGCCGGCGGCCCGCGCTGTTTGAAGTACGGCGTCACCCGCGATTACGTGCTGGGCCTCGAAGTGGTGCTGGCCGATGGCACAATCGTCCGACTGGGCGGACGCACCCATAAAAATAAAACCGGCTTTGATTTGCACCGCCTCTTCGTCGGCTCGGAGGGATTGCTGGGGGTGATTACCGAGGCCACTCTCAAATTGTTGCCGTTGCCGCCCGACCGCGCGAACCTCGCCGTTGGATTCGGCTCGATGCGTCAGGCCGTGCGCTCCCTGCACGCGATCCTCGGAGCGGGATTCCTTCCCGCCGCGCTCGAATTGGCCGATTCCTTTACCCTGGCGGCGGCGTATCGTCGCACCAAAAGCGAACGACTACGCGGCTGCCGCGCGCACCTCATCGTTGAAGTGGATGGGCAACGCGTCTCGGTGCGAAATGAAATCAAAACCCTCCAGCGCCTCATTCGACCGCAGCAGCCGTTGTTCATTGAAACCGGTTTTGGCACCAAGCAATGCGAACAAATCTGGCAAATCCGCCGTGAGTTTTCCTATTCGCTGCGTGACACCGGTTTGACCAAGCTCAACCAGGACATCGTGGTGCCACGCGGCCGCCTGGAAGACCTGTTCAATTTTGCCGTGCGGTTGCAAAAGCGACACCAACTGCAGCTCGCCTGTTTCGGACACGCAGGCGATGGCAACATTCACACCAACATCATGGTGGACTTTACGCAACCGGGCGCGAAGCGACGCAGCGAAGCCGCGCTGGACGAACTCTTCAAACAAGTCCTGGCGTGGAACGGTTCGATCACCGGCGAACATGGCGTGGGCATCGCCAAAAAACGGTGGTGGCCGCTGGCAACCTCCGCCGAAGCGCGCCGGTTACACCACACCATTAAACACGCGCTCGATCCTCGCGGCATCTTGAATCCCGGCAAATTCATTTGA
- the hisI gene encoding phosphoribosyl-AMP cyclohydrolase — MSFYDQLKFDANGLIPAIIQEQKSGRVVMMAWMNRASLEKTIATGKTHFWSRSRQKFWMKGEESGNTQTVKDVAFDCDGDCLLIQVEQHGPACHEGYQSCFFRSIEGQGDTCRITEPRLKTPEQMYHKK, encoded by the coding sequence ATGAGTTTTTACGACCAACTAAAATTTGATGCGAATGGATTGATCCCGGCGATTATTCAGGAGCAAAAAAGCGGGCGCGTGGTGATGATGGCGTGGATGAATCGCGCTTCGTTGGAGAAAACCATCGCCACCGGAAAAACCCACTTCTGGAGCCGCTCGCGCCAAAAATTCTGGATGAAGGGCGAGGAAAGCGGCAACACGCAAACGGTGAAAGACGTGGCGTTCGATTGCGACGGTGATTGCCTGCTCATTCAGGTGGAGCAACACGGTCCGGCATGCCATGAGGGCTATCAATCCTGCTTCTTCCGTTCGATTGAGGGTCAGGGCGACACTTGCCGGATTACCGAACCGCGTTTGAAAACGCCGGAACAAATGTACCACAAGAAATAA
- a CDS encoding lamin tail domain-containing protein — MLHLPYFAHRLEKKGRSWVQLGMAVLLTAAASDGFAQAPSLTEAPVSPTIFLGDPMTLQVAASGSAPLSYQWFRDDAAIAGAVGTSYTIPAVSATDHHATFWVRVTNTLGVALSDAVSLTVDFGLPGAAVTNHLLSYSSVWRYNLSNNLDGVNWTDPGYADAVWPSGPGLLAAENNSAITPLIGTSLRAPNNPVTGMASGHAYYFRAAINVASNNLIPGPLIATIRADDGAMVYVNGTEALRLRMPAGVIGNTTFTLNGAFPPGASADATTDEIFQLEGINLMPGNNIIAASVHQANATSSDIVWGLALDSIGYQRVRDTVAPTVVNLIPAPGTTVPTFSSLEVVFSEGVKGVAAEDLLVNGVPATQVTEYAPEVYSFQFPPQPNGAVQVAWSPNAGIVDQSANSNAFVGGNYHYTVDPETTDLNVRITEFMAGNSTTIRDDDGDYSDWIELYNAGTQPVDLSGWYLTDNAGNLTKWRLPTGLSLAPGDYLLVWASNKNRGVVGAPLHTNFKLSKSAGNYLGLVYSDGATVVSAFTAYPAQYDDVSYGRDRLDYSLVGYFTTPTPGAVNATGGAGFLAPVTFSRPSGTFQSAFQLTLSTEATNAVIRYFLVTDSAAAALTDLPDNTSPIYTGPLNISTSTQVRARAFPAQADAFPSAPTSETYLQITPGAASFSSEAPVVLFYNFGGNVPPATTDQNAVMMVFDTDYGHASLTNPPAVVKRIGIHLRGSSTLGMAKKSFAVETWDEFNDNQSVGVLGMPAGSDWVFYAPNLYDKSWIHNPLMHDLSRSIGRYSPRARMVEVFTCFNGTTVNYAAPAVGHYNGVYVLMEKIKANADRVNIPRLTPMQTNTPAITGGYILKIDRADADERTFSAGNQGLVFVEPKMKDYSLYPGRALQQNYIAGYINSFYNALTGANWTNATTGYAAWIDVDAWIDHHLLNVLSLSSDALRLSAFMFKDRNQKFAMGPLWDFDRGLGTSAGSDWRAWNPRSWMGSNPLGAANGTDYGTDFFNPNNVFGNPWYSRLLQDPNFWQKWIDRYQTLRDAQFSTNAIFAIIDGLTGNLGAVSAREISKWSDSTPRSGVVAPSSGWPDRSYSYTFPGTYAGEVNFQKQWLMDRLNFMDANFLARPTVNATSGPVNSGQTVVLTPASKANSRVFYTLNGTDPRLPGGAISPAALSNSGPVTITVTSNIQLFARSWNPTHQNLTGSKNPPISSPWSGPREVTLYTSLPALRITEIMYNPPAPPVGNTSDPDDFEYLELQNIGSTSLNLNGFKIGGGISYTFPNMTLGGGQYVVVAKDLAAFRARYGMSPLVAGVYTNKLSNSGDHLTLEGALGEPILDFNFSDAWYPGTDGEGFSLVIINPLADPETWSLKESWRPSGALNGSPGADDPTPTPIPPILVTEALTHTDPPLRDAIELYNPTLDAVNVGGWFLTDDPHQPQKYRLPANQFIPADGYLVFDADQFGVGPTSFQLSSTGESVYLFSGDANTNLTGYAHGFAFGAAPNPVSFGRYVNSQQREFFVLQSVNTLGQRNAYPRVGPVVISEIMYNPPQLPGGANDDLNEFIELQNITSTNVPLYDVNYPSSTWRLRDAVTFDFPSGLVLSPGQRLLVVSFDPELYGALKTAFLAKYSVPVNTLLLGPWSGKLNNAGETVVLERPDNPNLLPTGVEVPYYLVETVTYSPVAPWPSSANGGGPSLQRIEPTLFADDPLNWQAANPTAGQANPGGPQVDVDGDGLPDVWELANGLDPQIGSGPFGAAGDADGDGAGNWQEYVAGTNPSDPDDYLRFSSIAADDQVCELQFFSHLGRTYAVEFTGSLTPANWQTLVSGLTGTGDTISVTDPQTATRYYRLRVSYNP; from the coding sequence ATGTTGCATCTGCCGTATTTCGCACACCGGTTGGAAAAAAAAGGAAGGTCCTGGGTTCAGTTAGGCATGGCGGTCTTGCTGACCGCAGCGGCCTCGGATGGTTTCGCACAGGCCCCCAGCCTCACCGAAGCGCCGGTTTCCCCCACCATTTTTTTGGGCGACCCGATGACCCTGCAGGTTGCCGCCAGTGGCAGCGCGCCACTGTCTTACCAATGGTTTCGCGATGATGCCGCCATCGCGGGCGCCGTCGGTACCAGCTATACGATTCCGGCTGTTTCCGCGACGGATCATCACGCGACCTTTTGGGTGCGGGTCACCAACACCTTGGGCGTGGCGCTTAGTGATGCGGTCAGCCTGACGGTGGATTTTGGTCTGCCCGGCGCGGCGGTGACCAACCACTTGTTGAGCTATAGCAGCGTCTGGCGGTACAACCTTTCCAACAATCTGGATGGCGTCAATTGGACCGACCCCGGTTATGCCGACGCCGTCTGGCCCAGCGGCCCCGGATTACTGGCGGCAGAAAACAACTCCGCCATTACGCCACTGATTGGCACCAGTCTGCGCGCGCCGAACAATCCGGTGACCGGCATGGCCTCGGGACATGCGTACTATTTTCGCGCGGCGATCAACGTCGCGAGCAACAACCTGATTCCGGGACCGTTGATTGCGACGATTCGGGCGGACGATGGCGCAATGGTTTATGTGAATGGCACGGAAGCGTTGCGTCTGCGCATGCCTGCCGGGGTGATCGGGAACACGACTTTCACCCTTAACGGCGCATTCCCACCGGGAGCAAGCGCGGATGCGACAACGGATGAAATCTTCCAGTTGGAAGGAATCAACCTCATGCCGGGCAACAATATCATTGCCGCTTCAGTGCATCAGGCCAACGCCACGAGCAGCGACATCGTCTGGGGCCTGGCGTTGGACAGCATCGGTTACCAGCGCGTTCGCGATACCGTGGCGCCGACGGTCGTGAATCTGATTCCAGCGCCGGGGACCACGGTGCCGACATTCAGTTCGCTCGAGGTGGTGTTCAGCGAAGGCGTTAAAGGCGTGGCGGCGGAAGACCTGCTGGTGAATGGCGTGCCCGCGACCCAGGTGACGGAATACGCGCCGGAGGTTTATAGTTTTCAATTCCCGCCGCAACCCAACGGCGCGGTGCAGGTGGCTTGGTCACCAAATGCCGGGATCGTGGATCAATCGGCCAATTCCAACGCGTTTGTGGGCGGTAACTACCATTATACCGTGGACCCGGAGACGACGGATTTGAACGTACGCATCACGGAATTCATGGCGGGCAATTCCACCACGATCCGCGACGACGATGGGGATTACTCCGATTGGATTGAGTTATACAACGCCGGCACTCAGCCCGTGGACCTGAGCGGTTGGTATTTGACGGATAACGCGGGCAACCTGACCAAGTGGCGTTTGCCGACCGGGCTGAGCCTGGCCCCGGGCGATTACCTGCTGGTTTGGGCTTCGAATAAAAACCGCGGCGTGGTGGGCGCGCCGTTGCACACTAATTTCAAATTAAGCAAATCAGCGGGCAATTACCTGGGGTTGGTCTATTCCGATGGCGCCACGGTGGTTTCAGCGTTTACCGCTTATCCGGCCCAGTATGATGATGTCTCGTATGGACGGGATCGGTTGGATTATTCCCTGGTGGGCTACTTCACCACGCCGACGCCCGGGGCCGTCAATGCGACCGGAGGAGCGGGATTTCTAGCGCCCGTCACCTTCTCGCGCCCCAGCGGCACCTTTCAATCCGCGTTCCAACTGACCTTGAGCACGGAAGCCACCAACGCGGTCATCCGTTATTTTCTGGTCACGGACAGCGCGGCGGCAGCGCTGACCGACCTGCCGGATAACACCTCACCGATCTATACCGGGCCATTGAACATCAGCACCAGCACGCAGGTTCGGGCGCGCGCGTTTCCGGCGCAGGCAGACGCATTTCCCAGCGCGCCAACCAGTGAGACCTACCTGCAAATTACGCCCGGCGCGGCGAGCTTCAGTTCCGAAGCGCCCGTGGTGTTGTTTTACAATTTTGGCGGCAACGTTCCACCCGCGACGACGGACCAAAATGCCGTCATGATGGTGTTCGATACGGACTATGGTCATGCTTCGCTGACCAACCCGCCGGCCGTCGTCAAACGCATCGGCATCCATCTGCGCGGCAGCAGCACGTTGGGCATGGCCAAGAAAAGTTTTGCCGTCGAAACCTGGGACGAATTCAACGATAACCAGAGCGTGGGAGTCCTGGGCATGCCCGCCGGCTCTGACTGGGTTTTCTATGCGCCCAACCTGTATGACAAATCGTGGATTCATAATCCACTGATGCACGACCTGAGCCGTTCAATCGGGCGTTACTCTCCGCGAGCCCGCATGGTGGAGGTGTTCACCTGCTTTAATGGAACGACCGTCAATTATGCCGCCCCGGCAGTGGGGCATTACAACGGCGTCTATGTGTTGATGGAAAAAATCAAAGCGAATGCCGACCGCGTCAATATCCCCCGATTAACCCCGATGCAGACCAATACGCCCGCCATCACGGGCGGGTATATTTTGAAGATTGATCGTGCGGACGCCGATGAACGCACGTTCAGCGCCGGCAATCAAGGTTTGGTGTTTGTCGAGCCCAAGATGAAGGATTACAGCCTCTATCCGGGTCGGGCCTTGCAGCAAAACTACATCGCGGGATACATCAATTCGTTCTACAACGCTTTGACGGGTGCCAATTGGACCAATGCCACCACGGGTTACGCCGCCTGGATTGACGTGGACGCGTGGATTGATCATCACCTTTTGAACGTTCTATCGCTCAGCTCGGATGCGTTGCGATTGAGCGCGTTCATGTTCAAGGACCGCAATCAAAAATTTGCCATGGGGCCGCTTTGGGATTTTGATCGGGGCCTGGGCACGAGCGCCGGCAGCGATTGGCGGGCTTGGAATCCGCGTTCGTGGATGGGTTCCAATCCGTTGGGGGCCGCCAACGGCACGGATTACGGAACGGACTTTTTCAATCCCAACAACGTATTCGGCAATCCCTGGTATTCCCGATTGTTGCAGGACCCGAACTTTTGGCAGAAGTGGATTGATCGTTATCAGACCTTGCGGGACGCACAATTTTCAACCAACGCCATCTTCGCCATTATTGACGGGCTGACCGGCAACTTGGGTGCCGTGTCGGCGCGAGAAATTAGTAAATGGTCTGATTCCACCCCTCGTTCCGGCGTGGTCGCACCCTCGTCGGGCTGGCCGGATCGAAGTTATTCCTACACCTTTCCCGGCACTTACGCGGGTGAAGTGAACTTCCAGAAACAATGGCTGATGGACCGACTGAATTTCATGGATGCCAATTTCCTCGCGCGGCCGACGGTGAACGCGACCAGTGGCCCGGTCAATAGCGGTCAGACGGTTGTCCTCACCCCCGCAAGCAAAGCGAACAGCCGCGTGTTCTACACGCTCAACGGCACCGATCCGCGTTTGCCGGGCGGGGCGATCTCGCCCGCCGCGCTTTCCAACAGTGGCCCGGTGACGATCACCGTCACCAGTAACATTCAGCTTTTCGCGCGTTCATGGAATCCCACCCATCAAAATCTGACCGGCTCGAAAAATCCGCCTATTTCCAGCCCCTGGTCGGGTCCGCGAGAGGTGACGCTCTACACTTCGCTGCCCGCTTTGCGCATCACTGAAATCATGTATAATCCGCCCGCGCCGCCGGTCGGAAACACCAGTGATCCAGACGACTTCGAGTACCTTGAATTACAGAACATCGGGAGCACGTCGCTGAATTTGAATGGGTTCAAAATTGGCGGCGGGATTTCCTATACGTTCCCCAACATGACTCTGGGCGGCGGCCAATACGTGGTGGTGGCCAAAGACCTGGCCGCGTTTCGCGCGCGCTACGGCATGTCACCACTGGTGGCGGGCGTGTACACCAACAAGCTGTCGAATAGTGGCGATCATCTCACCTTGGAAGGCGCGTTGGGCGAACCGATTCTGGACTTCAATTTCTCCGACGCCTGGTATCCGGGCACGGATGGCGAAGGGTTCTCGTTGGTGATCATCAATCCACTGGCAGATCCGGAAACCTGGAGTCTCAAGGAGAGCTGGCGTCCCAGCGGCGCGCTGAACGGTTCGCCCGGTGCGGATGATCCGACACCGACGCCAATTCCTCCCATCCTCGTGACGGAAGCGCTGACGCATACCGATCCGCCTTTGCGGGATGCCATCGAACTTTACAATCCCACCCTCGATGCGGTGAATGTGGGCGGTTGGTTTTTGACCGATGATCCGCATCAACCCCAAAAATACCGCCTTCCCGCCAACCAGTTCATTCCCGCCGACGGATACCTGGTCTTCGATGCGGATCAATTCGGCGTTGGCCCAACCAGCTTCCAACTGAGTTCAACCGGCGAGTCCGTTTACCTGTTTTCCGGCGACGCCAACACCAATCTCACCGGTTACGCGCATGGGTTTGCGTTCGGCGCGGCGCCGAATCCGGTTTCGTTTGGTCGGTACGTGAACAGTCAGCAGCGTGAGTTCTTTGTTTTGCAAAGCGTCAACACGCTCGGACAACGCAACGCTTATCCGCGCGTCGGACCAGTGGTGATCTCCGAAATCATGTACAACCCGCCCCAGCTGCCCGGCGGCGCCAATGATGATTTGAACGAATTCATTGAACTGCAAAATATCACCAGCACCAACGTGCCCTTGTACGATGTGAATTACCCGAGCAGCACCTGGCGCTTGCGAGATGCGGTCACCTTCGATTTTCCTTCCGGCCTCGTGTTGTCGCCGGGACAGCGGCTGTTGGTGGTGAGCTTCGACCCGGAACTTTACGGGGCTTTAAAGACCGCCTTCCTCGCGAAATACAGCGTGCCCGTCAACACGCTCTTGCTCGGTCCCTGGTCGGGCAAACTGAACAACGCCGGCGAAACGGTGGTGCTGGAGCGCCCCGACAATCCCAACCTGCTGCCCACCGGAGTTGAAGTGCCTTATTATCTCGTCGAAACCGTGACCTATTCACCCGTCGCCCCCTGGCCCTCAAGCGCGAATGGCGGCGGCCCTTCCTTGCAGCGGATCGAACCGACGCTGTTTGCGGACGATCCTTTGAACTGGCAGGCGGCAAATCCGACGGCAGGACAGGCCAATCCCGGCGGCCCGCAAGTGGACGTGGATGGCGACGGCCTGCCCGATGTGTGGGAGTTGGCCAACGGCCTTGACCCACAAATCGGCTCGGGACCGTTTGGTGCTGCCGGCGACGCCGATGGCGATGGCGCCGGCAACTGGCAGGAATACGTGGCCGGAACAAATCCCAGCGATCCGGATGATTACCTGCGCTTCAGCTCCATTGCGGCGGACGATCAAGTCTGCGAGCTGCAGTTCTTCTCGCACCTGGGCCGCACGTACGCGGTGGAATTCACCGGATCGCTGACTCCGGCAAATTGGCAAACGCTGGTGAGCGGATTAACCGGCACCGGCGACACCATCTCCGTCACCGATCCGCAGACGGCCACGCGCTATTATCGGCTGCGCGTCAGTTATAATCCGTGA
- a CDS encoding YajQ family cyclic di-GMP-binding protein, which yields MPSFDIVSEVNSMEIENAVNTAKKELANRFDLRGSKAEIVLEKNDIKLSAEDQFKIKALADIVLGKLAKRNISLKNVEQPEPDISPLGHARQVIKIKQGVAAEVAREITTYIRNQKLKVTTQIQDQQIRVTGKSRDDLQAVIAAVRAKDFPLALQFQNFRD from the coding sequence ATGCCATCATTTGACATTGTCAGTGAAGTGAACTCGATGGAGATCGAGAACGCGGTCAACACCGCGAAAAAAGAGCTGGCCAATCGCTTCGATTTGAGAGGGAGCAAAGCCGAGATCGTGCTGGAAAAGAATGACATCAAACTGAGCGCCGAGGATCAGTTCAAAATCAAGGCGCTGGCCGATATTGTCCTGGGCAAACTCGCCAAACGGAACATCAGTCTGAAAAATGTCGAGCAGCCCGAACCGGATATTTCGCCGCTGGGTCATGCGCGCCAGGTGATCAAAATCAAACAGGGCGTTGCCGCCGAGGTGGCGCGCGAGATCACCACCTACATCCGCAACCAAAAACTCAAAGTGACGACACAAATCCAGGATCAACAGATTCGGGTGACCGGCAAAAGTCGGGATGATTTGCAGGCGGTGATTGCCGCAGTGCGCGCCAAAGATTTTCCGCTGGCCTTGCAGTTTCAAAATTTTCGGGACTGA
- the cas2 gene encoding CRISPR-associated endonuclease Cas2 — MSEEFQDDLERRSPIWHEEMDSEHAGPEAGAPDEDLLPDERPRRQKYDEPLTLSLSPSVGERESARTGEGQMNDLISPAGLSESEPPFQLQPSTAVEKSRRKSRGKQGRNPVCSKYRMAWVMVFFDLPVGTPEERRDAANFRKDLIKDGYMMVQFSVYARPCGSADRVETQVRRLRSKIPSRGEVRGLLITDAQWGRMIVVRSQQKEKPEDMPEQMMFF, encoded by the coding sequence GTGAGTGAAGAATTCCAAGATGACTTGGAGCGCCGTTCTCCGATCTGGCACGAAGAAATGGATTCGGAACACGCCGGACCGGAGGCCGGCGCTCCAGACGAAGATTTGTTGCCCGACGAACGACCACGACGACAAAAATACGACGAACCCCTCACCCTATCCCTCTCCCCTTCGGTAGGAGAGAGGGAGTCCGCAAGGACGGGTGAGGGGCAGATGAACGATTTAATTTCACCTGCCGGGCTTTCCGAATCTGAACCACCGTTTCAACTTCAACCCTCAACCGCTGTTGAAAAATCACGCCGTAAATCCCGTGGCAAACAGGGACGCAATCCGGTATGCAGCAAATATCGTATGGCCTGGGTCATGGTCTTTTTTGATCTCCCCGTCGGAACACCGGAGGAACGCCGCGATGCCGCCAACTTCCGCAAAGACCTCATCAAGGACGGATACATGATGGTGCAATTCAGCGTCTATGCGCGGCCTTGCGGTTCAGCGGACCGCGTGGAAACTCAGGTGCGGCGGTTACGATCCAAAATCCCCTCGCGCGGGGAAGTCCGTGGCTTACTGATCACCGATGCGCAGTGGGGGCGAATGATTGTGGTTCGCAGTCAGCAAAAGGAAAAACCGGAAGACATGCCCGAGCAAATGATGTTCTTCTAA
- a CDS encoding CRISPR-associated endonuclease Cas1 codes for MSYHILHLLSHNLRVRCKLDQLHITDSEKGTERTVPLADVAVIVAAAQDMSVTAGALRRMAELNVLMIVCNEKFEPCALTLPYYRATNTELLRRQIEWTQDWKTAIWRQIITAKVRNQAANLAHLKRAYSVLSEIAKRCETGSAAASTAPGAAPTSEPSEVLREGAENDTRGARAPQTKISLANITASRRHLYRSDTPDACESRAARHYWKHLLPRLSEWQQTDERRRVPGTREGVNGMLDYGYAIIRTAVLRSLAAHGFIAAIGIAHTPKAGSFALADDLVEPFRPWIDRELRLFVQGGKRPMAEWMRQAVSVLQREVPMGKAKVRLLHAIDISIQSFANATLTRLPTQLKFPMLP; via the coding sequence ATGAGCTACCACATCCTCCATCTGCTCAGTCACAATCTCCGGGTTCGGTGCAAACTTGACCAACTTCACATCACCGACTCCGAAAAAGGCACGGAGCGCACTGTGCCGTTGGCGGATGTGGCGGTAATCGTGGCGGCGGCGCAGGATATGTCCGTTACTGCGGGCGCATTGCGGCGGATGGCGGAGTTGAATGTCCTGATGATTGTCTGCAACGAGAAGTTTGAGCCTTGCGCCCTCACTCTGCCCTACTATCGCGCTACCAATACCGAACTGTTGCGTCGCCAAATCGAGTGGACCCAAGATTGGAAAACTGCGATATGGCGGCAAATCATTACCGCCAAAGTCCGCAACCAAGCTGCCAACCTCGCGCACCTCAAACGTGCGTATTCCGTCTTGAGTGAAATCGCCAAGCGATGCGAAACGGGGAGCGCAGCCGCCTCGACTGCACCCGGCGCCGCCCCGACGTCGGAACCTTCGGAAGTTCTCCGCGAGGGCGCGGAGAACGACACGCGAGGCGCGCGTGCTCCCCAAACAAAAATTTCCCTCGCCAACATCACCGCTTCTCGACGCCATCTCTACCGTTCTGACACTCCCGACGCGTGCGAATCTCGTGCTGCTCGCCATTACTGGAAACATCTGCTTCCACGCTTGAGCGAATGGCAGCAAACTGACGAGCGTCGTCGCGTGCCCGGCACCCGCGAAGGCGTGAATGGAATGTTGGATTACGGCTACGCCATCATCCGCACTGCGGTTTTGCGTTCATTGGCCGCGCACGGATTTATCGCCGCCATCGGCATCGCCCACACTCCCAAAGCGGGAAGTTTTGCCCTTGCCGATGATTTGGTGGAGCCGTTCCGCCCGTGGATTGATCGCGAGTTGCGCTTATTTGTACAAGGCGGCAAGCGTCCGATGGCGGAATGGATGCGGCAGGCGGTATCGGTGCTCCAACGAGAGGTGCCGATGGGCAAAGCCAAAGTGCGCCTGCTTCATGCGATTGATATTTCCATCCAAAGTTTTGCCAATGCCACCCTTACCCGCCTGCCCACGCAGTTAAAATTTCCCATGCTGCCGTGA